In one window of Nodosilinea sp. PGN35 DNA:
- a CDS encoding ABC transporter substrate-binding protein produces the protein MKLPLPLLVLLPLAACSGQDSPPATETTETTETRIVALTSLSADLVQTLDGDALVGIPGNELLRGDDRFADLPTVSEGRTEPNLEQIVALEPTLVIGAAGFHDRTLQRLADLGTPTLTTEVNSWADLRDLTTSLADTLAADPQPLVARYDACLAQAPDTSPTTLVLVSRQPLLTPNQSSWAGDFLTQFRIENVAADLQGDSPFAGYITLPEEKVLAANPEVLLIVDAGENLLEQLKGEPFWGQIKATQQNQVHSFDYFGLVNPGSIASIERICTQLGNLF, from the coding sequence ATGAAACTCCCCCTTCCCCTCCTCGTCCTCCTCCCCCTCGCCGCCTGCAGCGGCCAGGACTCTCCCCCAGCAACGGAGACCACCGAGACCACCGAAACCCGCATCGTCGCCCTCACCTCCCTCAGCGCCGACCTGGTGCAAACCCTCGATGGCGACGCCCTGGTGGGCATCCCCGGCAACGAACTGCTGCGCGGCGACGATCGCTTTGCCGATCTGCCCACCGTCAGCGAGGGCCGCACCGAACCCAACCTGGAGCAGATCGTCGCCCTGGAGCCCACCCTGGTGATCGGCGCGGCGGGGTTCCACGATCGCACCCTCCAGCGCCTGGCCGACCTCGGCACCCCCACCCTCACTACCGAAGTCAACAGCTGGGCTGACCTGCGGGACCTGACCACATCGCTGGCCGATACCCTGGCGGCCGACCCCCAGCCCTTGGTGGCGCGCTACGACGCCTGCCTGGCCCAGGCCCCCGACACCAGCCCCACCACCCTGGTACTGGTCAGCCGCCAGCCCCTGCTCACCCCCAACCAGAGCAGCTGGGCCGGAGACTTTCTCACCCAATTCAGGATTGAAAATGTCGCCGCCGACCTCCAGGGCGACAGCCCCTTTGCCGGCTACATCACCCTACCCGAGGAAAAAGTACTGGCCGCCAATCCCGAGGTTTTGCTCATCGTCGATGCCGGAGAAAACCTGCTGGAGCAGCTCAAGGGCGAACCCTTCTGGGGCCAGATCAAAGCCACCCAGCAGAATCAGGTACACAGCTTCGACTACTTTGGCCTGGTCAACCCCGGCAGCATCGCCAGCATCGAACGCATCTGCACTCAATTAGGCAATTTGTTTTAG
- a CDS encoding BrnA antitoxin family protein, protein MRDEYDFSASVENPYTKKLKKQITIRLEEGVVDYFKDLAEEVGIPYQSLINLYLQDCVRSQRKLSLEWVSSEGRS, encoded by the coding sequence ATGAGGGACGAGTACGATTTTTCGGCATCAGTTGAAAACCCTTATACGAAAAAATTGAAGAAACAAATCACCATTCGGCTTGAGGAAGGGGTGGTTGACTACTTTAAAGACCTGGCTGAGGAGGTTGGGATTCCCTATCAAAGTCTGATCAATCTGTACCTACAGGACTGTGTACGGTCTCAGCGCAAGCTGTCTTTGGAGTGGGTGAGTTCGGAGGGGCGGTCCTAG
- a CDS encoding TonB-dependent hemoglobin/transferrin/lactoferrin family receptor, whose product MNPDSVPGEAPNRDRTQSAAAPLLSEIEPLTTTSAALLPTPDTQHPTPNTLAQSADLPEVEFTPGGTLRITVTGTRTPRAVDDLPATVTVFELEDFEFYQIQGLDDLLRYEPGVSAAGALQRYGTQDVNIRGIEGNRILFQLDGIRLPDQFSFGNAPPRGFRVGRGDYVDFATLQAVEVLRGPASTLYGSDALGGVISFRSLRPSDLLGPEDTFGGDVFTTYSSAVGGLESAARIALANEEVEGVFVISRRDGRELSNFAPPQFTDSIDIGDTNFYSNIVYFPDEVSNLSLILEDINRRTAYVLAPGNVDPLALSSSGENRIDRTRLSLTYEFDDPESEAFLQFARGQIYYQAANTTEIVQEVRPTGAGPGFAGSPTRRDSNNQFITNSYGGDVQFRSDFTTGSVDHRLTYGVDVSQTFNSRPRDRTQTNLVTGAVTNVFGPGADQIFPIKDFADANTLRLGVYVQDEIAIGPLNVIAGLRFDHYDLQTIDDGIFRGETVDLTASALSPRLAVLYEATPEISFYGQYARGFRAPLYSEITGSFTNLAGAFFKYETLSNPNLQPESSNSFEIGVRANYPQWNARLTGFYNTYNNFIAAEQQIGTRCLIVAPVCPPTQVVNQFQAINIGSARIYGIELGGEYRFSPTPDGFSLLASLAFAQGDDTTTNRPLTTIDPFSAVAGLRYQAPENRWRAELIGTFVGRARVPDDNPNFVPDAYALVDLIGAYNVTPALGINLGIYNLFNTEYYQYAEVRDRPNNEAISQFSQAGNNVRLGVSYRF is encoded by the coding sequence GTGAATCCAGATTCGGTACCCGGTGAAGCACCTAACCGCGATCGCACCCAGTCCGCCGCCGCCCCACTGCTCTCCGAAATCGAACCCCTCACCACCACCAGCGCCGCCCTCCTACCCACCCCCGACACCCAACACCCGACACCCAACACCCTCGCCCAATCCGCCGACCTCCCCGAAGTCGAATTCACCCCCGGCGGCACCCTGCGGATCACCGTCACCGGCACCCGCACCCCCCGCGCCGTGGACGACCTGCCCGCCACCGTCACCGTGTTTGAGCTGGAAGACTTCGAGTTTTACCAGATCCAGGGTCTCGATGACCTGCTGCGCTACGAGCCGGGGGTGTCGGCGGCGGGGGCGCTCCAGCGCTACGGCACCCAGGACGTCAACATTCGCGGCATCGAGGGCAACCGCATCCTGTTTCAGCTCGACGGCATTCGCCTGCCCGACCAGTTTTCCTTCGGCAATGCGCCGCCGCGCGGCTTTCGGGTGGGGCGCGGCGACTATGTAGACTTCGCCACCCTCCAGGCGGTGGAAGTGCTGCGCGGCCCCGCCTCCACCCTCTACGGCAGCGATGCCCTCGGCGGGGTGATCAGCTTCCGCTCCCTGCGGCCCAGCGACCTGCTGGGGCCCGAGGACACCTTTGGCGGCGATGTGTTCACCACCTACAGCAGCGCCGTGGGCGGGCTGGAGTCGGCGGCCCGCATTGCCCTGGCCAATGAGGAGGTGGAAGGCGTGTTTGTGATCAGCCGCCGCGATGGGCGCGAGCTGAGCAACTTTGCCCCGCCCCAGTTCACCGACAGCATCGACATCGGCGACACCAATTTCTACAGCAATATCGTCTACTTCCCCGACGAAGTCAGCAACCTCAGCCTGATCCTTGAGGACATCAACCGCCGCACCGCCTACGTGCTGGCCCCCGGCAATGTGGACCCCCTGGCCCTCAGCTCCAGCGGCGAAAACCGCATCGATCGCACCCGCCTCAGCCTCACCTACGAGTTCGACGACCCCGAGAGCGAGGCGTTCCTGCAGTTTGCCCGGGGGCAGATCTACTACCAGGCGGCCAACACCACCGAGATCGTCCAGGAGGTGCGCCCCACGGGGGCGGGGCCGGGGTTTGCCGGGTCGCCAACACGCCGCGACAGCAACAACCAGTTCATCACCAACAGCTACGGCGGCGACGTGCAGTTTCGCAGTGACTTTACCACCGGCAGCGTCGATCACCGCCTCACCTACGGGGTGGATGTGTCGCAGACATTTAACTCCAGACCGCGCGATCGCACCCAGACCAACCTGGTCACCGGGGCCGTCACCAACGTCTTTGGCCCTGGGGCCGACCAGATCTTCCCGATCAAAGACTTTGCCGACGCCAACACCCTGCGCCTGGGCGTCTACGTGCAGGATGAGATCGCGATCGGGCCGCTGAATGTGATCGCCGGTCTGCGCTTCGACCACTACGACCTGCAAACCATTGACGACGGCATTTTTCGGGGCGAAACCGTGGATCTGACGGCCTCGGCCCTTTCCCCCCGGCTGGCGGTGCTCTACGAAGCCACCCCCGAAATTTCCTTCTACGGGCAGTACGCCCGCGGCTTTCGCGCTCCGCTCTACAGCGAGATTACCGGCAGCTTCACCAACCTGGCCGGGGCCTTTTTCAAGTACGAAACCCTCTCCAACCCCAACCTCCAGCCCGAGTCCAGCAACAGCTTTGAGATCGGCGTGCGGGCCAACTATCCCCAGTGGAACGCTCGCCTCACCGGCTTCTACAACACCTACAACAACTTCATCGCCGCCGAACAACAGATCGGCACCCGCTGCCTGATCGTCGCCCCCGTCTGCCCCCCTACCCAGGTGGTCAACCAGTTCCAGGCAATCAACATCGGCAGCGCCCGCATCTACGGCATCGAGCTGGGCGGCGAATACCGCTTTAGCCCCACCCCCGACGGCTTTAGCCTGCTGGCCAGCCTCGCCTTTGCCCAGGGCGACGACACCACCACCAACCGCCCCCTCACCACCATCGACCCCTTCAGCGCCGTAGCGGGCCTGCGCTACCAGGCCCCCGAAAACCGCTGGCGCGCCGAGCTGATCGGCACCTTCGTGGGTCGCGCCCGCGTGCCCGACGACAACCCCAACTTTGTGCCCGACGCCTACGCCCTGGTGGATCTGATTGGGGCCTACAACGTCACCCCCGCCCTGGGCATCAACCTGGGTATCTACAATCTGTTCAATACCGAGTATTACCAGTACGCCGAGGTGCGCGATCGCCCCAACAACGAAGCCATCTCCCAATTCAGCCAGGCCGGTAACAACGTGCGATTGGGGGTGAGCTATCGGTTTTAG
- a CDS encoding BrnT family toxin, producing the protein MGELDFEWNERKAEANVAKHGISFDEAVTVFYDDNARVIFDPDNSLEEDRYLILGMSEASQLLLVCHVYRRNDEVIRVISARRATSREERQYWSFIP; encoded by the coding sequence ATGGGTGAGCTAGACTTTGAGTGGAATGAGCGCAAGGCAGAGGCCAACGTTGCGAAGCATGGGATTAGCTTTGATGAAGCTGTCACGGTTTTTTATGACGACAATGCTCGCGTGATCTTCGACCCTGACAACTCACTTGAGGAAGATCGATATCTCATTTTGGGAATGAGTGAAGCTTCTCAACTGCTGTTGGTATGCCATGTCTATAGACGAAACGATGAGGTGATTCGGGTTATTTCGGCCCGTAGGGCTACCAGCAGAGAAGAACGACAGTACTGGAGTTTTATACCATGA